A genome region from Microbacterium profundi includes the following:
- the galE gene encoding UDP-glucose 4-epimerase GalE codes for MSWIVTGGAGYIGAHVVRALADAGLAPVVLDDLSSGVASFVPEGVPFVQGSILDRDLVEKALRDHRAEGVIHVAGFKYAGVSVQRPLHTYAQNVEGTRVILLACEAAGVSNIVFSSSAAVFGTPDVPLVVEETEKKPASPYGESKLIGEWMLRDQAIATAESEHPLRHTSLRYFNVVGSADESVYDVSPHNLFPIVFEALLAGRTPRINGDDYATEDGTNVRDYVHVGDIAAAHVEAAKRLASGASIEAAYNLGSGDGLSVKQIMDAMVRVTGIDFTPEIGPRRAGDPDRIVATGELAARDLDWKMRYSVDEMVRTGWEARRAAS; via the coding sequence ATGTCCTGGATCGTCACCGGCGGAGCCGGCTACATCGGAGCGCACGTCGTGCGTGCACTCGCGGATGCCGGGCTCGCCCCGGTCGTGCTGGATGACCTGTCCAGCGGGGTCGCTTCGTTCGTGCCGGAGGGCGTGCCGTTCGTGCAGGGCAGCATCCTCGATCGCGACCTGGTCGAGAAGGCGCTTCGTGACCACCGGGCCGAAGGCGTCATCCACGTCGCCGGGTTCAAATACGCGGGCGTCTCGGTGCAGCGTCCGCTGCACACCTACGCGCAGAACGTCGAGGGCACGCGCGTGATCCTCCTGGCGTGCGAAGCCGCCGGCGTCAGCAACATCGTCTTCTCCTCTTCGGCCGCGGTGTTCGGCACGCCTGACGTGCCGCTCGTCGTCGAGGAGACCGAGAAGAAGCCCGCGAGCCCGTACGGCGAGTCGAAACTGATCGGCGAGTGGATGCTGCGCGATCAGGCGATCGCGACGGCCGAGTCCGAACATCCGCTGCGCCACACCTCGCTGCGCTACTTCAATGTCGTCGGGTCCGCCGATGAGAGCGTTTACGACGTCAGTCCGCACAACCTGTTCCCGATCGTCTTCGAGGCGCTGCTGGCGGGCAGGACTCCGCGGATCAACGGTGACGACTACGCCACGGAAGACGGCACGAACGTGCGCGACTACGTGCACGTCGGCGACATCGCGGCCGCGCACGTCGAGGCTGCCAAGCGCCTGGCATCCGGCGCGTCGATCGAAGCCGCCTACAACCTCGGATCCGGCGACGGCCTGAGCGTGAAGCAGATCATGGATGCGATGGTGCGCGTCACCGGCATCGACTTTACGCCTGAGATCGGCCCCCGCCGCGCAGGCGATCCCGACCGCATCGTGGCCACCGGCGAGCTCGCCGCCCGCGACCTGGACTGGAAGATGCGCTACTCCGTCGACGAGATGGTCCGCACGGGCTGGGAAGCGCGGCGCGCGGCATCCTGA
- a CDS encoding polysaccharide deacetylase family protein yields the protein MTAPSDLTTRLGLGGEARAIILNADDFGMCHAANEAITELLVAGHLDSSTVMLPCAWAPEALQFAAAHPDASVGVHLVLTSEWSRYRWRPLTGTATSLVDRDGYFPTEVRSVEERASVQDASAELGAQIDAALAAGVDVTHLDNHMGSVYGLYTGRDFLGPVFDLAARHGLPFRLPRVADGIGIDTAMQPALDRATAAADAAGIVILDRLWTHPFELAGEGTGDEETYEQIRDGFLALLRAVPAGVTEIYLHPMVDGHELRAAVDYGAAKRGHERRLLADPLVHETIEKEGLIRISWRALRSVQRNMV from the coding sequence ATGACGGCGCCATCGGATCTCACCACCCGACTCGGACTCGGCGGCGAAGCGCGCGCGATCATCCTCAACGCGGATGACTTCGGCATGTGCCACGCGGCGAACGAGGCGATCACCGAGCTGCTGGTCGCCGGTCACCTCGATTCATCGACGGTCATGCTGCCGTGCGCATGGGCGCCGGAAGCGCTCCAGTTCGCGGCTGCGCATCCCGATGCGAGCGTGGGCGTGCACCTCGTGCTCACCAGCGAGTGGAGCCGCTATCGCTGGCGCCCGCTCACAGGTACGGCGACGAGCCTCGTCGACCGCGACGGCTACTTCCCGACCGAGGTGCGAAGCGTGGAAGAGCGCGCTTCGGTGCAAGACGCCTCGGCTGAACTCGGCGCTCAGATCGACGCCGCGCTCGCAGCCGGCGTCGATGTCACGCATCTCGACAACCACATGGGCTCCGTCTACGGGCTGTACACGGGGAGGGATTTCCTCGGCCCCGTGTTCGATCTCGCCGCCCGGCACGGGCTTCCGTTCCGGCTGCCACGGGTCGCCGACGGCATCGGGATCGACACGGCGATGCAGCCTGCGCTCGATCGTGCCACGGCCGCCGCAGACGCCGCCGGGATCGTCATCCTCGACCGCCTGTGGACGCATCCGTTCGAGTTGGCGGGCGAGGGCACCGGCGACGAGGAGACGTACGAGCAGATCCGCGACGGTTTCTTGGCGCTGCTGCGCGCCGTGCCCGCCGGGGTGACCGAGATCTATCTGCATCCGATGGTCGACGGGCACGAGCTGCGCGCGGCGGTCGACTACGGCGCGGCGAAACGCGGTCACGAGCGGCGGCTGCTCGCCGATCCACTCGTCCACGAGACCATCGAGAAGGAGGGACTCATCCGGATAAGCTGGCGTGCGCTGCGCAGTGTGCAACGCAACATGGTCTGA
- a CDS encoding MFS transporter, which produces MSLAARIRDRRLDAAPTRAQPVAFGASGFPIQLMAQTFSAFVVYFYVAHLAVPAEWVAVAMIAHGILNALLNPLVGALSDRIRTPWGRRIPWIGLGIVPLVVAFALIWMPPALSAGGLIAWFLIVVAVYDIAFVVVVLNISALFPEIFRTTAERSRGNVPRQVFAIVGMILGTAGAPLLYDSIGWSGMAIALGFVCLVLFVWSFAGGMLERRGEVVAGETQMRWADQLRYTFANRAFVPYVLGSLFVQTAIAVILAALPFYVRYSLHAAEGESSILLAVIFVVAIPAILLWSRVVQVTSPRTAVLWAVGVFAVAVLGYLVPSSVLGAALVGVAVGVGVGGLLQLLEVVLSQIIDDDAARTGHRREGVYFGVNGFVVRGSVVLQAIVAAWVLNASGFDAALGDAQPDAVDGGIRIMLAVVPMGFTALAWVCFYLYPIRARDLVTVSG; this is translated from the coding sequence ATGAGCCTTGCAGCGCGTATCCGCGACCGTCGACTGGATGCTGCGCCCACCCGCGCCCAGCCCGTCGCATTCGGAGCATCCGGGTTCCCGATCCAGTTGATGGCGCAGACCTTCTCGGCCTTCGTCGTCTATTTCTACGTCGCCCATCTCGCCGTGCCGGCCGAGTGGGTGGCCGTGGCGATGATCGCGCACGGCATCCTGAACGCCCTGCTCAATCCGCTGGTCGGTGCGCTGTCCGACCGGATCCGCACGCCGTGGGGACGCCGGATCCCTTGGATCGGACTCGGAATCGTGCCGCTCGTGGTCGCGTTCGCGCTGATCTGGATGCCGCCGGCGCTGTCCGCCGGTGGCCTGATCGCCTGGTTCCTCATCGTCGTCGCCGTGTACGACATCGCCTTCGTGGTGGTCGTGCTGAACATCTCTGCGCTGTTCCCGGAGATCTTCCGCACGACGGCCGAGCGCTCGCGAGGAAACGTGCCGCGGCAGGTGTTCGCGATCGTCGGGATGATCCTCGGCACGGCCGGTGCTCCGCTGCTGTACGACAGCATCGGGTGGTCGGGCATGGCGATCGCGCTGGGCTTCGTGTGCCTGGTGCTGTTCGTCTGGTCCTTCGCCGGCGGGATGCTGGAGCGACGAGGAGAGGTCGTCGCGGGCGAGACGCAGATGCGGTGGGCGGATCAGCTGCGCTACACCTTCGCTAATCGCGCATTTGTGCCGTACGTGCTCGGGTCGCTGTTCGTGCAGACGGCGATCGCCGTGATCCTCGCCGCGCTCCCCTTCTACGTGCGGTACTCGCTGCACGCAGCGGAAGGGGAGAGCAGCATCCTGCTCGCCGTGATCTTCGTCGTCGCGATCCCGGCGATCCTGCTGTGGAGCAGGGTCGTTCAGGTCACGTCGCCGCGGACGGCGGTGCTGTGGGCCGTCGGGGTGTTCGCCGTCGCGGTGCTGGGGTATCTGGTGCCCTCTTCCGTGCTCGGTGCCGCTCTGGTGGGCGTCGCGGTGGGCGTCGGCGTCGGCGGGCTGCTGCAGCTTCTCGAAGTCGTGCTCTCGCAGATCATCGACGACGATGCCGCGCGTACCGGGCACCGTCGCGAGGGTGTGTATTTCGGCGTGAACGGTTTCGTCGTGCGCGGATCGGTGGTGCTGCAGGCGATCGTCGCCGCGTGGGTGCTGAATGCGAGCGGTTTCGACGCCGCGCTCGGCGACGCCCAGCCGGATGCCGTGGACGGCGGCATCCGGATCATGCTGGCCGTCGTGCCGATGGGCTTCACCGCACTGGCGTGGGTGTGCTTCTACCTGTATCCGATCCGCGCGCGGGATCTCGTCACAGTTTCGGGGTGA